Part of the Triticum aestivum cultivar Chinese Spring chromosome 4D, IWGSC CS RefSeq v2.1, whole genome shotgun sequence genome is shown below.
AAATATTTATAAATATAAGTAGTTTGAGACGACATGTTTGCATATTAAAAGAAATAGTTTGCAAGATGGCCTATTTAGTTCTATATGATTTCTACACAAAGAATATGGCTTTTGTGTGTCTACAAATATTATGTTTTTGTCAGCTCAACAACGCTCGATTTTAAAAACTTGTGGTGAACATTTCAtaaatatatactccctctgtaagttTAGTGATCTGAAAGATATTACATTAGTTTACTGAGAGTATATTTTttcaaataataattgacaaaAAGATAGAAACAACGAAGCACACTATCGATTGATTGCGCCACATTCTTCTAGGACTTTCCAAAAACATGGTTTGGAAAAAAAAACCATGACTCATCAAGTTGATTGCTACTACCTGAAAAATATATAATGCCGAACAGGGTGAGGCGACGATGAGCCTGTCAATGGGCGCGTGCCCCCACGCGTGGCAGCAGCACCACCTACACCACCGCGGGCGCATGTGGGCCGCCTCCCCGGCCTTCCGCAGGCAGCTCTTCCTGCTCCGCTCTCTCGCGCCCACCTGCGCAGACGGCGGTCGCGCCTCCTCGAGCTCTCTTCGGCCCCACTTGATGTATGCGGCGGCCGGGCCGGTGTACGAGGCGGACGCGGAGGCGGTGGTCCGGCGAATCACGCCGCCGCTCGACCGCGCAAGGCACAAGGGTCAGGCAGGTCAGTAAGCCGCCCGTCTTAGCTCCTTGCTGGCCCGCGCTATCCGCGTGCGTGCGTGTTAGGTGCTGGACTGGCTGGCGATGCTCACGCGTACTTTGTGTTCGTTGGAATGCCCCAGTGCCGACTGATCTTGGATTGTAGATCGCAGAAGTAGCGAGAGTCTTGGGGTTGAAGCAGATTGTTTCCTTCACATGTGAGCAGTTTCAACAGGGGCCGAGCCGGCATTTAGGTGGATGGAAAGTTTACCACCTAGGCCAGGCAAGCTATTGGAGAAAATATCGTGGGCGCCTGTAGGGCAGCGTTCACCACCTAGGCTTGTTTCCTTAACATGAGAATTTGTGAAATCGCAGTTGATTTTCAGCCAGCGTTGGATTGCAATCACAGGGTTCCCCTCCGTCTTCATCCTCTAGCCATCAGATTCTTACTTTCAAATGTTTTTACAATGTGGAATTTTCCTTTTAAGCCTAGAGCACTAAGTACCTCACCACAAAAGAAGCTATGTGGATCAGATAAATGGATTTATCTGGCTTTTGTACCAAGCATTTTTTTTAGAGATAGAAGATTTAACTGAGCTTGAGATGCAACTGGTATGTTCATTGTTGGGCTTAACTAGCAACCGATGAGCTGAGTATTCAAAGAAAAACAGTGTGCCCACCGCCTGCCACAACAATACCCATGGTTGTCAGGATGGGGAGGATGCATGAACGGAGACCACACGGTAGTCGCTCGGTTGGACATACAAAGTGCTCGCTGGCTTGAAGATGAGACGCCGGCCACCAGAGCAAGATGTTGTGCCGGGAGAGATCGCAGACAAGTGGAGTGGCTATGATAGAGGTGGCCTTGCGGGGTGGACTGTGGTGAATTGGGGATTTATGGCTTCCTAACTCTTGTATGTATCTTCACCAAAGGGTTATTGGCCCTTTATGTCCAACAAGAAATTTTAAATATTTAGTGTTTAATCAGCACCCATTGGGTTGCTCATGGGCGGAAAGCCACGCCTATACCCAACCCACGACATAATCGGATGCCCCATAGTTTCGCCCATTTGTGAGACAAGAGACCCATGCCCTACCAGTCGGGTTGGGTACTCATGGTACCCGATCGCATGGGCTAAATGTCCATCTATGAGTGTAGATTGTGGTGTAGATGTTAAATGTCATGAAATTAGTACAAATTTGAGCATGAACTTTTGGCTTGTTGGAACTGGGAAGACCATGCAGCATCATCCCGAAGAAACATCATGCATCATGAGAGAGAATTAGTGTTTCAGGCATGATGAGTTGGGGCCCGCCTCCAGTTTGGAAGCCTATTTTGGGAGCTGTGCTCTGCGTTGTTGTTAGGACTTGCAGGTGTTGGAGCTGTGGGACTTTTTTAGAGCCTAGGTGAGCTGCATGCCTGACTATGATCCATGGCTAACAGCTCACAAGCACCATCATATAAGAGCCTACTTGACAGGAAGGATTTTGATATCAATGCATGTACAAAGCAGAAGATTAGAGAATACACATGTGTTCTTTAAAACATTTTTTTAAAGGTGAAAAATATGAATCCAACTAATtatattttgagataataaaatggACCATGCTAAATACACATGACCCACTATCGACAGATGTAGTGTACTTCTCTAGTCCTCTTCGATCCTACATTCAGGGATACAAAAAAAGTAACTTTTTGTGGATGGTAAGTTCTTACGTTCTTCATTGGAAGACATACAACCCTGAACATggataaggttctccccgcctagcccctgttccggtgatgcgtctagcatcgtcggagggcgtgtggagatgTGTCTTCGTTCGGGTGGTTATCTTTGGTGGATCTACTCGGATCCGGTCTTCGTTCATCTACAttcatgtgtcttcaggttggatccttccaatcTACGCGTCTCTTCATCGGTggtggttgctgttctggtgtgctggtcctTGGGGCCTTGGCATGATgacttcccgactatctactacaacaagttttgcccggctccggctagggaggggcgatgatggcggcaagccttcggctcgcttctgtgcttgtagtcgtcgctaggtggtctacggatcttgatgtaatttttattatttctggtgtttgttgtgctaccatgattaaagatgaatagatcgtaagtttcccgcaaaaaaagaaaaacatacAACTCTTGTGAGCATCTCTGATGGCCAGACATATATTTATTACAGAAAATTTTGGCCTTGAACTATACATATACAACCTTTTGAAGAGATCATGTATACACAATTGACCTTATCTTCATATTTTTCAAGCGTCTGAGCTGTAAGAAAAGTGGAACAGTCATAATTTCCAGGATGGGAAATTTCTAATGAGTGTTAAATCTTATTTAAAGTTCTGGCTTGTGCATTCCATTTTGTTCTTGGGTGTTCTCAAATTGCAACAAAATATTCTTTCAAACTTATCGGTAACATGTCATTATTGCTTTCCAGGGAAGATAGCAATAATTGGTGGATGTCGCGAGTACACTGGTGCTCCTTATTTTGCCGCTATCTCTGCGTTGAGAGTTGTCAGTATCTTCTAAAATTTACCCACATGAATTGCACGCCGATGCTGATATTTCACATGTTGTTTAGGGCGCAGACCTCTCACATGTTTTCTGCACAAAAGATGCTGCAACAGTAATCAAGAGCTATAGCCCGGAGTTGATTGTGCATCCAATATTAGAGGAGTCCTACAGCGTAAGGTAATTTCAGGCGAATTTTGTAGCACATTCACTGTAACATCAATATGATGTTTCAGATAACCTCAAATCTATTTTTGTAGGGATGATGAAAGAGAATCTGTTTCTTCTAGCATTCTCGCTGAAGTTATAAAGTGGATGGAGCGCTTTGATTGCATTGTTGTTGGCCCCGGCCTTGGAAGGGACTCATTTCTTATGGTTTACTTGCATTACTTCAACATCTTATGAATATAATTAATATTTCTGCTCTGTTTAGTTATTTTTCTTGCTTTCCCTTGGTTCCTACTTGCTAGTTGTGACTGTTGCTGCACTGCACTTATTATTGACTCCTTAAACATCTTCGTATTCAGAATTTTCTGTTCCTTCCACGTTTATTATTTGGAGGCCAGCTTGAACCTTGAATCAGGTGGCATTTATATGTGTATTTATGCTAGTTTAAGTCAAAACATTTGTCAAATCTAATTTGATGATCTTTTCAATATTTTAAAGGAGTTTGCAATCATAAAGTATCTAGATTTGTAGGGTGGAGTTTATATACAGTTATACAATAATGTTTATATATTACTAACCTTAGTTCAAAGCTGAGACACTTTTTTCCGATCAGAGGTAGTATTAAAGTTTCCATTTTGTATCACTGTCTCACAATCACATCAATGATTTTTTGTTTAGATTCTGCCATCTACGTTTAAGTACAGTAAGAATAAGATAGTACTAGTATTTAGGTTATCTTCTGTCTTACCTCTATTTTACTTTGCctatttgtaggattgtgtcggtAATATCATGAGGCATGCACGACAGGCTAATATCCCAACTGTTGTTGATGGGGTATGACTCTTAACTTATTTAATTACCTTTTGTACTCCAAATTAGGGGTCAAACTTGAATTTGTTTTGTATGTCTGCAGGATGGCCTTTTCCTTATAACCAATAACATTGGTCTTGTTGAAGATAACTCTCTTGCCATCTTAACGCCAAATGTATACGAGTACAAGCGTCTTGTCCAGAAGGTTCTTAACTGTGAAGTAAATGAGGAAAATGCTTCTGAGCAACTGACTGCACTTTGCCAAAAGTATGAGCAGAATATTTACTGCATTTTTCTTTTAATGTTCATCtgtaaccttgttttctttcagaATTGGTGGTGTAACTATCATGAGGAAAGGAAAAGCAGATCTAATTAGTGATGGTAAAAAAGGTAAACTCCCTGAGCAGCTTGGAAGATATCTGCCCTGTTGGGCGGTAGTTTCTTGTGGGTTTCTTGTGGAGTACTACAAAGCTGCTTGGTTACAACTGTTACGCTCATGCTTGAAATACATGTGCTTACTCTTCGTGGCCTCATGTTTTTGTGTACAATGCTGCAATTCTTTTTGTGACCGCCACTAACTACTTTTTGTTTGAACTACTGGATATTTCTTTATTTAAGTCACACAAGTGAGTACCTTTGGTTCTCCAAGGCGATGTGGTGGTCAAGGCGACATTCTCTCTGGAAGGTCTGTTGGCTTCTCGGTGCTGAGTATTCCACACTGTACCCTGTGTCATGCTGACTGTCTATCTCTCATTGTAATTTGTACAGCTTTACATTTGTGCACACCATTAATACAGTTTATGTTAATGTTTGTCTTCTCTTTCAGCAATATCAGTGTTCTAATGGCAAGGATACATTTTTTTAGCATATATTTTTAGGTAACCAAATGAACCAACATTATGAGAGTGGTTATTTCTACTCTAACCTGCTTTCTTTCTCTCTAAACTTTAGAGGCTTAATGGTTGTAATCATAGTCGATGTCAAATCACAAACACGCTTGACGCTTCTAAACTTCGAATGATGTGTGCCTAGGCTATATTTAACACAGCAAATAGACCAAACCCATTCCACACAAGCATACTTCTATTGAGCTCATGTGATATGTGTTGAGGTTTGCTCAGCACATCTACATCTAATGCTTGGAACATATGTATTGGATCCATAATTGCGTTGCAGGGTTATATTGTTGTGGTTAATTACCTGAGATTCACCTTTGTGTGTTGCTTTGATTTTTCTTCTAACAGTTATACTTTAATCATAATTGATTGAACTTTCTTCTGATAATTGCCTAGCTTAGTTCTAAACTTGTAAGGTGCttagttagtactccctccgtcccaaaataagtgtcttaagcttagtacaactttgtactaaagttagtacaaagttgtttgggacggagggagtattatctaAACAATATTATGATAGTGATAGGTCAACATTATGTTTCGGACATCACTGAAGTATTGGTCTTTTTGGCATGTTATGTATGGTTTTTTTAGGCGTTCAATCAATGAAAAATAATAATACAAGTAACCATGACATTTTATGTTTCCTATATCTCAAACACACTCCATTTGAAACCAAGGTTGGTTGATTTGTTATCTAATCTTGTTTACTGGTGACAGCGTGGCAGTATTTTCATCATGGGCACGGCACTTTCTCTTGTCAAATGAGCAACCTAAAGAGACCAGGTAATACTTATTCCTGTTTATCACTAATAATCTAACTCTCTCATTTAAAAAAGACCTGATTTTGCTTTCGCGCAATGCAGTGTGAATCCTATGGTTCTTGGGTGCATAGCTGGCTCTCTATTGCTCAGAAAAGCTGCAGCGCTTGCATTTGAGAAGAACAAGAGATCAACCGTCACTACTGACATCATTGAGTTCTTGGGCCAAAGGTTTGTTGTGTCAGCACTAGACTTTCATCTTGTATGGCAGTCCTTTTATTTGAAAATTTCTTTCCTTTGTTGCAGCTTGGAAGATATCTGCCCTGCTGGGCGGTAGTTTCTTGTGGGTTTCTTACCATAATACTGGAACTGCGCCTCGGCATTCTACAATAATAGTGATCCTGTTATCAGGATGTATCGTCACCGTGTTTATGTACATATTTCTCTAGTAAGAAGAGGATGCTACAATGCTTGGATGCTATGATCTGTTATGTATCACCCACCGCTGTCTAGAAATCCTCAGTGAATTGAAGTTTAGTAGAAGCGGTCGCGGCAGACGTGCCACTTTTCGGTTCTCTTTGTTGGTTTTTTTTTTGCATGAACCGACATAGGAACAGACATGACACAGGAACACACGGTTGGAGAACAATTTTGCAATGACAGCGTTATGATGAAGATAGGAGATGTTGAAAAAGTAAACTACTGCTAAAAACACACCTAAAATATAGAAGGGCCCTAATAATGCCCTTATGCCAGCTCACCCGAACTATCGTTCCCTACCGGAGGCCATCCAAGCGAACACTATAACCTGAGAGCGTTCCCTTACGCGAACGCCATAATCTGAGAGTGTTCACTTGAAAACCCATTTTAGGCGAACCAACCcgtggttagagggactgtggtattcccagcccattagggttaaagtcctggtgctcgtatTTATTTCTggattatttcaggatttccggcgatgcgcattcagcgGGAGGcgacgtttccgtcgacgacgaggtgcctacggtgacttcgtaaatttcaagatgatatgccggctcagtatttcgaaggtgctcataagggtaaggtgtgcgtgtgtgcgttcataggggtgagtgtatgcgcatgtatatgagtgcttgcgtctatactgtgttcaagaaaagaaaagaaaaagaaaacccacTTTACTGAGCTTTCCCTTACAAAAATCACTTTAGAGAACGCTTGAGAATTGCCATGTTACAACAGATATACTTGACACGTTATAAAATAGATTTGTCATGTTGTAAATGAAAAATTGTTATACTAGCATAAATATTGTTAGAAATTCACCAAGCTGTAGCAGAGTAATTGCCATACACTTTTTGATGATTTGGCAATTGGCATGCAACATGGAGAATTGTAAGCCTAAAGAGAAAGTTCCCACAAAAGAAACAGTCCCCTCTTGTTAGGGTTCTCTCCTCTCGGCGCCAGCCGCCAGCCGCCGTTGAGAATACCATCACCGCcgatctctctccctcgccccgacGCTCGGGCTGATCACGGGGCAACCTCCGCGTTGCTGCCCGGCcttggctagggtttggggaggaaTCGCTCCGGTGCCGTCTCGTCCCTCGGGTTAGCCCTAGGGTTTAGATGGCGGCGCCATCTTCGTCACGCACGCAGGAGGAGAAGGAACTTGAGGAGATGATGGCTGAACTTGGGATCGCTGAGGAGGAATTTGATGACCTAGTTTTCGAGGATGAGATGCCGGATGCTGCTGCCAATCCCCGCTGGCTTGTGATAAGCAAGGTGCACACATCTAAGGAGTATGGTGACTTCTGGTTCTACAAGAACATGAGGAGTGCGTGGGATTTAGCGCAAACGGTGAAATTCATATCTTTGGGTGACAATCTATATAGTATGCAATTTTCTTGTTTGGGAGATTGGAACAAGGTGATGGAGGGTGGTCCGTGGGCCTTTAGAGGACAGCCGGTGGTGCTTGCGGTCTATGATGGATTCACAAAACCATCACTGATTGATTTGAACTGCTTCAAAATCTGGATCCAAATACATGATCTGCCCGATGGGTATGGACCTTTGGTAAAACCTTTGGCCGCAAAGGTGGGGGCGTTGTGAGAGGATGAAGATGACCCTGGTGACTTTGCTGGTAATTTCTATAGGGCTAGGGTTACCCTGGATGTGAGAAAGCCTCTCAAAAACCATGTCTCCATTGTGAAAAAGCAGAAAAGACAGATGTTCAAGGTTAAGTATGAACGCCTTCCGGATTGGTGTGCTATTTGTGGTATGATTGGTCACTTATACACCGAGCATGGGGACGATGTTCATGACCCAAAAGCATTGGTTTTCAAAGAACTGAGAGCAGCTCGGAGTATGAGGGGAGGAAATAGAGGAGGGGGTCGAACCTAGGAGGCTGTTGAGACCCCCGCAAAAGCAACTGAAGGGTaatgtagcagaaaacaaaaatattctgacctacgcaccagcccaggaccactatggagactgcatacaaggtttgatctttttcgttaccgactcgtagcgcagcggaaagtagagtcgatgacgatcggcggtgcagatccccgcagctaggatttacaacctcccaaccgcaaggatgtataccctcatctgctcctcagacagccctccgggaggcggtcgaacagtcccctGGACGGTGtcgtggacagcccttcgggaggaccttcgaaactcgaacggtcactcggacagcccttcggcaggaccttcgaaactcggacggtcacacggacagcccttcgggaggcactcacgaactaagaccgaaactacgatctctctacagagttgcacacatacggtgtcatctatccggcagggcttcgccgtccagaactagttcccaccggaacccagacagcctttcggctctacgaaactatttcgctgggagggagagagaagccagatcttGCATGTCACTtttatgtgagaagggatgatcctttaggcagccccctccacccctatttataggccaagcctaagggtggcttctccaagaagccaaggggggaaataccaaaaaggccctcaaggtggcttctacaagaagccaagcaaaaagcactttcactattcatgacgacatttttcagcgtccgttcgaactgaaaatatttatgtgggctcagaacatttccagtacccactaaaataattttcaacgtgttccgaaacaatttcggtttagtgattttcatctgcgaaatgcaaacaagaatgcgttttcactattcatgaagacaatttttcgcgtccactaaatccgaaaatatttctgtgggtcttagaataattccagtacccactaaaatgattttggattcgttctgaaacaatttcagattagtgaatttcatctgcggaAAACAGCCAAAGCgataccggcagctccgaaacattttcggtttttatttctgaacattccaaaaagtttccagaatgattctggcaccctccaagaattatcaggcatgtgccgaaaacattttgacttaatggcataccccgaaacaacttttttagtatcaccgaaactcatccggcgacctctctctgcggaacttttccgctgtccgaaacttttcggtgtccgaaacttttttgatgattttctctcagactccttgtctagtattcagcagatagatgacccttaagcatgagaccctataggttcggtgaagtatagacatgacccggaacctcttccgatcaatgatcaacatcggagccgtggacacccatattgacccctatacccacacgaatgaatattcgagtgaacctccagttgcagtgagctattcctgttgcttcgcgatatgttacaaatacccgaggtgagacatgttggcattcccgtggatcaacaacttgtccactatgctagttacctcgttaccggtattgttctcttttctcgttatcgtgttccggcatccccgtgatcaaatcacaaagtgtctggccagacgatgatggataccgtaacaccgagagggcccgagtatatctctccatcgtcggaggagcaaatcccaatctcgagctatcaagttacttaacactttcccatgaacccgtaagccgccgtaatagccatccagttacggatgacgtttaacaaaccccaaagttcatgaagcaagcatgaagaaactcgatactctcatggtctaaggaattatgcaaacattaactatctctgtgttataaaccattaacttgtgacgaatgtatctcatagcataacatcaattcgggtcgattcaacac
Proteins encoded:
- the LOC123096159 gene encoding ATP-dependent (S)-NAD(P)H-hydrate dehydratase, with the translated sequence MSLSMGACPHAWQQHHLHHRGRMWAASPAFRRQLFLLRSLAPTCADGGRASSSSLRPHLMYAAAGPVYEADAEAVVRRITPPLDRARHKGQAGKIAIIGGCREYTGAPYFAAISALRVGADLSHVFCTKDAATVIKSYSPELIVHPILEESYSVRDDERESVSSSILAEVIKWMERFDCIVVGPGLGRDSFLMDCVGNIMRHARQANIPTVVDGDGLFLITNNIGLVEDNSLAILTPNVYEYKRLVQKVLNCEVNEENASEQLTALCQKIGGVTIMRKGKADLISDGKKVTQVSTFGSPRRCGGQGDILSGSVAVFSSWARHFLLSNEQPKETSVNPMVLGCIAGSLLLRKAAALAFEKNKRSTVTTDIIEFLGQSLEDICPAGR